In the genome of Calditrichota bacterium, one region contains:
- a CDS encoding alpha/beta hydrolase: MLFITNRVPTKNTEPELNKEFEFDLENNSSSRAFFCCRRSSKKSIEEIGSMTLLSAIKNSNYKHVLMYIHGFSTLPEDVFNHAKELQSLCDNKKDEEILVIPIIWPCDNDIGIIKDYWDDQKAADQSAFSLARMLQKFMEWRSSTEYNPDDNPCLKRINILAHSMGNRVLRQTLSNWHKYDQPGGLPLLFRNTFLVAADILNESLHKGHEGELISHTSRNVVIYYASDDLALRASKVSNLKNAEASRRLGHSGPEDLGLTPKNVYAVDCDEVNTTYDYPKGHSYFRSGKKKGEPGIVFDHIFNTLLNGRVFPKDEFRKTSILTLADSK; encoded by the coding sequence ATGCTATTTATTACTAATAGAGTGCCCACAAAAAATACCGAGCCTGAACTAAACAAAGAATTTGAATTTGACCTTGAAAACAATTCATCGAGTCGTGCCTTTTTTTGTTGCCGTAGGTCTTCCAAAAAATCTATCGAGGAAATTGGAAGTATGACCTTGCTATCTGCAATTAAAAACTCAAACTATAAACACGTTTTGATGTATATACATGGATTCTCTACTCTTCCTGAGGATGTGTTTAATCATGCAAAAGAGTTACAATCACTCTGTGATAATAAAAAAGATGAAGAAATTCTTGTTATTCCCATCATATGGCCTTGTGATAATGACATCGGAATCATAAAGGACTACTGGGATGACCAAAAAGCTGCGGATCAAAGTGCTTTTTCATTAGCTAGAATGTTACAGAAATTCATGGAATGGAGAAGCTCAACAGAATATAACCCTGATGATAATCCATGTCTGAAAAGAATTAATATTTTAGCTCACTCAATGGGAAACCGGGTTCTTCGTCAAACCTTAAGTAACTGGCATAAATATGACCAGCCTGGAGGTTTACCATTACTGTTTAGGAACACTTTTTTGGTAGCAGCTGACATTTTAAATGAATCATTACACAAAGGACATGAAGGAGAGCTGATAAGTCACACATCGCGAAATGTTGTTATTTATTATGCATCTGATGACTTAGCATTAAGAGCGAGTAAAGTATCAAACTTGAAGAATGCAGAAGCGTCTCGTCGTCTTGGACATTCTGGGCCTGAGGATTTGGGCCTTACACCAAAAAATGTGTATGCCGTTGATTGTGATGAGGTCAATACAACGTATGATTATCCGAAAGGCCATTCCTATTTTAGATCTGGAAAGAAAAAAGGAGAGCCTGGCATTGTGTTTGATCACATCTTCAACACACTCTTGAATGGCCGTGTTTTTCCAAAAGATGAATTTAGAAAAACAAGTATTTTAACTTTGGCTGATTCAAAATAG
- a CDS encoding HAD-IB family phosphatase, translated as MDPTITAAIITGVATLLTALITYITIIKTNRKKKTQEKANSIIIQPKDGYKIIGFDLDGTLLRGLEFSWTMVWDFLGFPEAVRKAGMRRYITQQTSYQEWCEWACDQFKEKGLKRSDFKKITENIQVTKNLNEAINILKNDGFIVGLISGGIDVFLYEKIPNADELFDHIYINKFLFDSNGLLTGVNATKYDFEGKAIALEKMCTENGFTLQNSIFVGEGFNDDEVAKKAGLAIAYPPKGQGMKAAANIEVAENDLLKILPHILSK; from the coding sequence ATGGATCCAACAATAACGGCTGCAATAATAACGGGTGTTGCAACTTTGTTAACAGCACTAATTACTTATATTACAATAATAAAAACAAATCGTAAGAAGAAAACACAGGAAAAAGCTAATTCTATTATTATTCAACCAAAAGATGGGTATAAAATAATTGGTTTTGATCTTGATGGAACATTACTCCGGGGTTTGGAATTTTCATGGACTATGGTCTGGGATTTTCTTGGTTTTCCAGAAGCTGTTAGAAAAGCAGGAATGCGACGCTATATAACACAACAGACTTCATATCAAGAGTGGTGTGAATGGGCGTGTGACCAGTTTAAAGAGAAGGGATTAAAACGATCAGATTTTAAAAAAATTACTGAGAATATACAAGTAACAAAAAATTTAAATGAAGCAATAAATATACTTAAAAATGACGGTTTTATTGTAGGTTTAATATCAGGTGGGATTGATGTTTTTCTTTACGAAAAAATCCCGAATGCTGACGAATTGTTTGATCATATATACATAAATAAATTCTTATTTGATAGCAATGGTTTACTAACTGGAGTAAATGCAACAAAGTATGATTTTGAAGGTAAGGCAATAGCTTTGGAGAAGATGTGTACTGAGAATGGTTTCACCCTACAGAATTCTATATTTGTTGGAGAAGGATTTAATGATGATGAAGTAGCGAAGAAAGCAGGTTTAGCCATCGCATATCCTCCTAAAGGACAAGGAATGAAGGCTGCAGCAAATATTGAAGTTGCAGAAAATGATTTACTAAAAATTTTGCCACATATACTAAGTAAATAG